The genomic DNA GATCACGCTTTGGAAATGCTTTAAAAACAGGTAAAAATTTATGAACAAAACATACAAGATAAAAAACCTAGACTGCGCCGTCTGCGCCGACAAAATCCAAAAGGACTTAAATAAAATATTCAAAAGAGCGTCTTTAAATTTTGCCGTTCAAAAATTATATATAGAAACCGACCAAAATTTAAACGAGTCCCAAATCCTTGATATAGTCAATAAAACCGTAAAATCTTACGAGCCGCAAGCGTCGGTTTACGACATATCCCAAAGGCGCGAGGACGCCAAGAAAAGCGTATTTACTTTGGGTTTATTGATAAAAATATCGGGCGCCGTTGTCTTAGCGGCGGCTTTTTGGTCGGAGCTTGCCAAAGCCTTGGACGGCTATGCCCTTTTGGCTTTGTATATTACGGCTTATCTTATGATCTCTTACAGCGTATTATATAGGTTTTTAAAGAACCTGCTGCGCTTGAGAATATTTGACGAAAACTTTTTGATGAGCATCGCCACCTTGGGCGCTTTCGCGCTGGGCGAATATTTTGAGGGCGTTTCCATAATGCTGTTTTACCAAGTAGGCGAGTTTTTGCAGGACTTGGCGGTCCAAAGAAGCCGCAAAAACATAAAATCGCTTATTGACAAACAGCAGCTGTTCGTGTCCGTAATTGACGGAAACAACAATATCAATATTGCCCATCCCGAAACGGTCAATATCGGCGACAAAATCTTGATTAAGGCGGGCGAAACGGTGGCTTTGGACGGGGTTGTGGCGAGCGGAAGCAGCATGCTTGACACATCGTCGCTGACGGGCGAAAGCTTGCTCGTGGCGGTAAAGGAAGGCGACGAGATCTTATCGGGCAGCATTAACCTACAAAACACCATAGTCGCCAATGTGTCGCGGCTATATAAAGAAAGCACGGCGTCCAAAATTATGGATTTGGCGGAAAAAGCCGCGTCCCAAAAATCCAAAAGCGAGCAGTTCATTACAAAGTTTTCCAAGATATACACGCCCTTAGTGGCGGGCGTCGCGCTATTTATAGGCGTTATCATACCTTTGGTTTTGGGGTTTGACGCCCAAAAATGGGGCGGGTTCGGCCGCGCGGCGCTTACCTTTTTGATAGTGTCTTGCCCTTGCGCGCTTGTGCTGTCTATCCCCGTCAGTTACTTTTGCGGCATAGGCGCCGCGTC from Clostridiales bacterium includes the following:
- a CDS encoding heavy metal translocating P-type ATPase; this translates as MNKTYKIKNLDCAVCADKIQKDLNKIFKRASLNFAVQKLYIETDQNLNESQILDIVNKTVKSYEPQASVYDISQRREDAKKSVFTLGLLIKISGAVVLAAAFWSELAKALDGYALLALYITAYLMISYSVLYRFLKNLLRLRIFDENFLMSIATLGAFALGEYFEGVSIMLFYQVGEFLQDLAVQRSRKNIKSLIDKQQLFVSVIDGNNNINIAHPETVNIGDKILIKAGETVALDGVVASGSSMLDTSSLTGESLLVAVKEGDEILSGSINLQNTIVANVSRLYKESTASKIMDLAEKAASQKSKSEQFITKFSKIYTPLVAGVALFIGVIIPLVLGFDAQKWGGFGRAALTFLIVSCPCALVLSIPVSYFCGIGAASKNGALFKGSNYLETLANIDTFIFDKTGTLTTGVFEVVKILPAKDYSEEEVLRLAALAESYSQHPLARAVLNKHSKPVNISQIISHKDYAGLGVKTQTKDYA